Proteins found in one Triticum aestivum cultivar Chinese Spring chromosome 4D, IWGSC CS RefSeq v2.1, whole genome shotgun sequence genomic segment:
- the LOC123100391 gene encoding flowering-promoting factor 1-like protein 5 gives MAAGGVWVFRKDGVMELEREASSRKALVYVPANETMRSLRALERRLGSLGWERYYEDRAVVQLHRRDGSLDLISLPRDFARFRSVHMYDVVVKNRGHFKVVDL, from the coding sequence ATGGCGGCGGGCGGCGTGTGGGTGTTCCGGAAGGACGGGGTGATGGAGCTGGAGCGGGAGGCGTCGAGCCGGAAGGCGCTGGTGTACGTGCCGGCGAACGAGACGATGCGCTCCCTGCGGGCGCTGGAGCGGCGGCTGGGGTCGCTGGGATGGGAGCGCTACTACGAGGACCGCGCCGTCGTGCAGCTCCACCGCCGCGACGGCAGCCTCGACCTCATCTCGCTCCCGCGAGACTTCGCGCGGTTCCGCTCCGTCCACATGTACGACGTCGTCGTCAAGAACCGAGGCCACTTCAAGGTCGTCGACCTCTAA
- the LOC123100390 gene encoding flowering-promoting factor 1-like protein 5, giving the protein MADGGVWVFRKDGVMELESAAGSTSSRSGPGNKALVYVPANETMRSLQALEQRLGAHGWERYYENREDGSLDLISLPRNFAQLRSTHMYDVVVKNRGHFKVVDL; this is encoded by the coding sequence ATGGCGGACGGAGGCGTGTGGGTGTTCCGGAAGGACGGGGTGATGGAGCTGGAGAGCGCGGCCGGGTCGACGTCGAGCCGGAGCGGGCCGGGGAACAAGGCGCTGGTGTACGTGCCGGCGAACGAGACGATGCGGTCGCTGCAGGCGCTGGAGCAGCGCCTCGGCGCGCACGGCTGGGAGCGCTACTACGAGAACCGCGAAGACGGCAGCCTCGACCTCATCTCGCTCCCGCGGAACTTTGCGCAGCTCCGCTCCACCCACATGTACGACGTCGTCGTCAAGAACCGAGGCCACTTCAAGGTCGTCGACCTCTAA